In Arthrobacter ramosus, one DNA window encodes the following:
- a CDS encoding LacI family DNA-binding transcriptional regulator has product MTRPGSRSGTTMNDVAAAAGVSQATVSLVLNDAAGTRFSEETRRRVHAAAHELGYRTNAHAKVLRDGVAGMIGFVGDFVATAPFAGKIIEGAQARAWEAGLLLLTVNTGGDKALEAASLETMLSYKVAGVVYAAMYHRILDVPDVLAEVPAVVLNSRDRSGRFPSIAPQEELGGYTATKRLLDAGHRRIAMINIGAVDGELPAAVGRYAGYLRALKEAGLHPDPGLHRIGDGHESGGFGNALALMTGPQPPTAIFCANDRTAWGTYQALAQLGLSIPHDVSLVGFDNQETLAPHLRPGLTTLELPFLEMGRRAIELLLAGAERDGSTEYFECPLVERHSVAAPLKTNHQPLKLPNQGTGNA; this is encoded by the coding sequence ATGACCCGCCCCGGCAGCCGCTCCGGCACGACGATGAACGACGTCGCTGCCGCTGCCGGTGTTTCCCAGGCCACGGTCTCCCTGGTGCTCAACGACGCCGCGGGAACCAGGTTCTCGGAAGAAACCCGGCGCAGGGTCCATGCTGCCGCGCACGAACTGGGGTACCGGACCAACGCCCACGCCAAAGTGCTCCGCGACGGCGTGGCCGGCATGATCGGCTTCGTCGGCGACTTCGTGGCCACGGCGCCATTCGCCGGCAAGATCATCGAGGGCGCCCAAGCCCGGGCTTGGGAGGCCGGGCTGCTCCTCCTGACCGTCAACACGGGCGGGGACAAGGCCCTCGAAGCCGCTTCGCTGGAGACCATGCTGTCCTACAAGGTGGCAGGAGTGGTCTACGCCGCCATGTACCACCGGATCCTTGACGTGCCGGATGTCCTGGCGGAGGTGCCCGCCGTCGTGCTCAATTCGCGCGACCGGTCCGGGCGCTTTCCGAGCATCGCCCCGCAAGAGGAACTGGGAGGCTACACCGCCACCAAACGGCTGCTGGACGCAGGCCACCGGCGTATCGCGATGATCAACATCGGTGCGGTGGACGGTGAACTTCCCGCCGCCGTCGGACGCTATGCGGGCTATCTCCGGGCCCTCAAGGAGGCCGGCCTCCACCCCGACCCCGGGCTCCATCGGATCGGCGACGGTCATGAGTCCGGCGGTTTCGGCAATGCCCTGGCACTCATGACCGGCCCGCAGCCACCCACCGCCATCTTCTGCGCCAACGACCGCACCGCCTGGGGTACCTACCAAGCGCTTGCCCAGCTCGGACTGTCCATCCCGCACGATGTGTCGCTGGTGGGTTTCGACAACCAGGAAACGCTCGCCCCGCACTTGCGGCCCGGGCTGACCACGCTGGAACTGCCCTTCCTTGAGATGGGCCGGCGCGCCATCGAACTACTGCTGGCCGGCGCGGAACGTGACGGCAGTACCGAATACTTTGAATGTCCCCTCGTCGAACGCCATTCCGTGGCGGCGCCACTGAAAACCAACCACCAGCCACTGAAACTCCCCAACCAAGGAACAGGAAACGCATGA
- a CDS encoding metallopeptidase family protein, whose amino-acid sequence MSPEDFEAAVSDALLLIPDKAARAMDNVAIFIEDDYIPQPGDEPDTVLLGLYEGVPLTERDSWWDAGSLPDRITIFRQPILDICGSRQEVIDEVAITVIHEIAHHFGIGDDRLHELGWG is encoded by the coding sequence ATGTCGCCGGAAGACTTCGAGGCGGCCGTCAGCGATGCCTTGCTCCTGATACCGGACAAAGCAGCCCGGGCCATGGACAACGTGGCTATCTTCATCGAGGACGACTACATCCCGCAGCCTGGAGACGAGCCGGACACCGTGCTCCTGGGCCTGTATGAGGGGGTGCCGCTGACGGAACGGGACTCTTGGTGGGATGCCGGTTCCCTCCCTGACAGGATCACCATTTTCCGACAGCCGATCCTGGATATCTGCGGATCCCGCCAGGAGGTAATCGACGAGGTGGCCATCACCGTGATCCATGAGATCGCCCACCACTTCGGCATCGGCGACGACCGCTTGCACGAGCTCGGCTGGGGATAG
- a CDS encoding PEP/pyruvate-binding domain-containing protein, producing MEHAQPGDASRLIVELRRIRATMLPEVGGKAANLGELIWAGLPVPPGFCLTTEAYRRALQPDGSPESALPDILRGLEAVEAGDLKGLASLAARAREAVLDAGIPADIEDAVRSAYSALGPEVPVAVRSSATAEDLPFASFAGQQDTYLNVLGADAVLQAVRKCWASLWTDRAVSYRASNGIDHATVTLAVVVQRMVDAETAGVLFTANPVTGRRREVVIDANPGLGEAVVSGGVNPDHFVVDSLTGRITERRIGDRKLVIRSIPGGGTERLDAAAQAEDGAAGDACLADSQIRALAVLGQRVEEHYGAPQDTEWAIDGDGKLWLTQARPITTLYPQMTRQPAVPGPHAYLCFSLAQGLTRPLTPMGLAGIRLMGSSVADAAGFRVPEPRDGPSPYYEAGQRIYFDLTSMFRSKAGRAIVPRIFDVMEARSAAIVRGLFEDPRFAVTSKTPFKLLRHVAPIVLRFRLPEILLRALFRPDVALENVERLGEKLKAMNEVPADATPREKLDQAERILREGLFPILPNILPPVALGFGMIGLVRKILGEQASWGELQTIIRGLPNNVTTEMDLALWRLSTSIREDPASAEAFTGGEPAVLAESYRDGGLPAVAQAGLASFLRDYGHRAIAEIDLGMPRWSDDPTHIIGVLVNYLRLDDPRLAPDKQFEKAAHDAEEQLAVLVARARSKSPLHARIVKMALERTRMFAGLRELPKYHLVHGFAAVRARLSEVGETLAEAGVIDDAGDVFFLDFKDARHGLDGKDLHDLVAQRREAYELELKRRHVPRVLLSDGTEPEALPAGFLNSGNGRPASGGALPDGMLLGTPASAGTVTAVARVIMDPVGAHLEPGEILVAPSTDPGWTPLFLTAGGLVMEMGGPNSHGAVVAREYGIPAIVGVPDATSRISSGHTITVDGAAGTVAI from the coding sequence GTGGAGCACGCACAGCCCGGGGACGCATCGCGCTTGATCGTCGAGCTGCGCCGGATCCGGGCAACCATGCTTCCAGAGGTCGGCGGCAAGGCGGCCAATCTCGGCGAACTGATCTGGGCGGGACTTCCAGTCCCGCCCGGGTTTTGCCTGACCACCGAGGCTTACCGGCGCGCGCTACAGCCCGATGGAAGCCCCGAGTCGGCGCTCCCGGACATTCTCCGTGGCCTTGAGGCCGTGGAAGCCGGCGACCTTAAGGGCCTCGCTTCCCTCGCGGCCCGCGCCAGGGAAGCGGTGCTCGACGCCGGCATCCCTGCAGACATCGAAGACGCCGTTCGCTCGGCCTACTCCGCGCTGGGCCCGGAAGTCCCGGTGGCCGTCAGGTCCTCTGCCACTGCCGAGGACCTGCCCTTTGCGAGTTTCGCCGGCCAGCAGGACACCTACCTGAACGTCCTCGGGGCCGACGCCGTGCTGCAGGCCGTCCGGAAGTGCTGGGCCTCCCTGTGGACCGACCGGGCGGTCAGCTACCGGGCAAGCAACGGGATCGACCACGCCACGGTGACGCTCGCCGTCGTCGTCCAACGGATGGTGGATGCTGAGACCGCAGGAGTGTTGTTCACCGCCAATCCGGTGACCGGGCGGCGCCGCGAGGTGGTCATCGACGCCAATCCCGGGCTCGGTGAGGCCGTGGTCTCGGGCGGGGTGAATCCGGACCACTTTGTGGTGGATTCCCTCACCGGGAGGATCACGGAACGACGGATCGGCGACCGGAAGCTGGTGATTCGCTCCATTCCCGGCGGCGGAACCGAAAGGCTCGACGCGGCGGCGCAGGCAGAAGACGGAGCGGCCGGGGATGCCTGCCTTGCCGACTCCCAGATCAGGGCGCTCGCTGTCCTCGGCCAGCGCGTCGAGGAGCACTACGGAGCACCGCAGGACACCGAATGGGCCATCGATGGCGACGGCAAACTGTGGCTCACCCAAGCCCGCCCCATCACCACGCTCTACCCGCAAATGACCCGCCAACCCGCGGTCCCCGGTCCGCACGCGTACCTTTGCTTCAGCCTCGCCCAAGGACTCACCCGTCCCCTGACTCCCATGGGCCTCGCGGGCATCAGGCTCATGGGGTCCTCGGTAGCCGACGCGGCGGGATTCCGGGTTCCCGAACCGCGGGACGGGCCTTCGCCCTACTACGAGGCGGGGCAACGGATCTATTTTGACCTCACTTCGATGTTCCGAAGCAAGGCCGGGCGGGCCATCGTGCCCAGGATCTTCGACGTCATGGAAGCACGTTCGGCGGCCATTGTGCGCGGCCTGTTCGAGGACCCTCGTTTCGCCGTCACGAGCAAGACGCCCTTCAAACTGCTCAGGCACGTTGCCCCGATCGTGCTCCGCTTCCGCCTTCCGGAGATCCTGCTGCGCGCCCTCTTTCGGCCGGACGTTGCCCTTGAAAACGTGGAACGGCTAGGCGAGAAACTGAAGGCCATGAATGAAGTCCCCGCCGATGCCACTCCCCGCGAAAAGCTGGACCAGGCCGAGCGGATACTTCGCGAGGGATTGTTCCCCATACTGCCCAATATCCTGCCACCGGTAGCGCTCGGCTTCGGGATGATCGGGTTGGTCCGGAAAATACTTGGCGAACAAGCCTCCTGGGGCGAGCTCCAAACCATCATCCGCGGCCTGCCCAACAACGTCACCACTGAAATGGACCTTGCTCTGTGGCGGCTCTCAACAAGCATCCGCGAAGATCCCGCTTCCGCGGAGGCCTTTACCGGCGGCGAGCCCGCGGTCCTCGCGGAGAGCTACCGCGACGGCGGCCTGCCCGCAGTCGCGCAGGCGGGGTTGGCCTCGTTCCTGCGCGACTACGGCCACCGGGCCATCGCGGAAATCGACCTGGGCATGCCCCGCTGGTCCGACGACCCCACCCACATCATCGGAGTCCTGGTCAACTACCTTCGCCTCGACGATCCCCGACTGGCGCCGGACAAACAGTTCGAAAAAGCTGCCCACGACGCCGAGGAACAGCTCGCCGTACTGGTGGCCCGTGCGCGGTCCAAGAGTCCGTTGCACGCGAGGATCGTGAAAATGGCCCTTGAGCGGACACGCATGTTTGCGGGACTCCGTGAGCTTCCGAAGTACCACCTCGTGCATGGCTTCGCCGCGGTCCGCGCCCGGCTTTCGGAAGTGGGGGAGACCTTGGCGGAAGCGGGAGTCATCGATGACGCCGGCGACGTCTTCTTCCTGGATTTCAAGGACGCCCGCCACGGCTTGGACGGCAAGGATCTCCACGATCTGGTGGCCCAGCGGCGCGAGGCCTACGAGCTTGAACTCAAGCGCCGGCACGTGCCACGCGTACTGCTCTCCGACGGCACCGAGCCGGAAGCCCTGCCCGCCGGTTTCCTGAACAGCGGGAATGGACGACCCGCGTCGGGCGGCGCACTGCCGGACGGCATGCTGCTGGGGACCCCGGCTTCGGCGGGAACGGTGACGGCAGTGGCCAGGGTGATCATGGATCCGGTGGGCGCGCATCTCGAACCCGGAGAAATCCTGGTGGCGCCCTCCACGGATCCCGGCTGGACGCCCCTCTTCCTGACTGCCGGGGGACTCGTGATGGAGATGGGCGGGCCCAACTCACATGGCGCCGTCGTGGCCCGTGAGTACGGGATTCCGGCAATCGTGGGCGTCCCGGATGCCACGTCCCGGATCAGTTCAGGCCATACGATCACGGTGGATGGCGCCGCGGGGACGGTGGCTATCTAG